Proteins encoded within one genomic window of Rossellomorea vietnamensis:
- a CDS encoding ATP phosphoribosyltransferase regulatory subunit — protein MTNLFMFEKPLGMRDTFPDLYEIKDQTKKKMEQAMKLWGYRFIETPSLEYYETVGEASAILDQQLFKLLDQQGHTLVLRPDMTAPIARVAASKLLKEEAPLRLAYSNSVFRAQQREGGRPAEFEQVGIECIGDDSVSADAEVIALMVSVLKEAGLEHFKISIGHIGFVQELFTQIVGTEERADTLRRYLYEKNYVGYRQHVDELALSSIDKERLFRFLQLRGSEDVLGEAHSLLEGGKGLGALEQLKDLWSILKDYEVEKYVKFDLSLVSHMSYYSGILFEVYGENVGFAIGNGGRYNKLLEKFGKNSGATGFGLRLDYVLEAMQVELSSTLQQCVLFSDERRKEAIGLARDLRNEGVEVVLQNWKGVGDVDEFTKGFSNVHFVVGQDRKGGETS, from the coding sequence CATTTCCTGATTTATATGAAATCAAAGATCAGACGAAGAAGAAAATGGAACAGGCCATGAAGCTGTGGGGGTACCGGTTCATCGAAACCCCGAGCCTGGAGTATTATGAAACCGTCGGGGAAGCATCGGCAATCCTCGATCAACAGCTATTCAAGCTGTTGGATCAACAGGGGCATACACTCGTGTTGAGGCCCGATATGACAGCCCCGATCGCGCGGGTTGCAGCGTCAAAGTTATTGAAAGAAGAAGCGCCTCTCAGACTTGCCTATTCCAATTCAGTCTTCAGGGCACAGCAGCGGGAAGGCGGACGGCCGGCAGAATTCGAACAGGTGGGGATCGAATGCATCGGGGATGATTCCGTCAGTGCCGATGCCGAAGTGATTGCCCTTATGGTATCGGTCCTCAAAGAAGCAGGCTTGGAGCATTTCAAGATTTCCATCGGGCATATCGGGTTCGTACAGGAACTGTTCACTCAAATCGTCGGAACCGAAGAACGGGCAGACACATTAAGACGATATTTATATGAAAAAAATTACGTGGGCTACCGTCAGCATGTCGACGAATTGGCCCTGTCATCCATCGATAAAGAGCGGCTATTCAGGTTCCTGCAATTACGGGGATCGGAAGATGTACTCGGTGAAGCGCATAGCCTCCTAGAGGGAGGAAAAGGACTTGGTGCACTGGAGCAACTGAAAGATCTGTGGAGTATTTTAAAAGATTATGAAGTGGAGAAATATGTGAAATTCGACTTGAGCCTTGTCAGCCATATGAGCTATTATTCCGGGATTTTATTTGAAGTCTACGGGGAGAATGTCGGGTTTGCCATCGGAAATGGCGGTAGATACAATAAGCTCCTTGAAAAGTTCGGTAAGAACTCCGGGGCGACAGGCTTCGGATTGCGCCTTGACTACGTATTGGAAGCCATGCAGGTTGAATTATCTTCCACCCTTCAGCAGTGTGTACTGTTCAGTGATGAGCGCAGGAAGGAAGCCATCGGCCTGGCGCGTGACTTGAGGAATGAAGGGGTAGAGGTTGTACTGCAGAACTGGAAGGGTGTAGGTGATGTGGACGAGTTCACGAAGGGGTTCAGCAACGTCCACTTCGTCGTGGGACAGGACCGGAAAGGCGGTGAGACATCATGA